The following proteins are co-located in the Microplitis demolitor isolate Queensland-Clemson2020A chromosome 3, iyMicDemo2.1a, whole genome shotgun sequence genome:
- the LOC103574442 gene encoding esterase OVCA2: protein MVEQNNKLRILAIHGYRQSGVIFKSKLGSLKQSFKQKIDFVFAEAPHQVPPLSTDSNEEETTRDTRGWWFNTADHTFIATEPSNLSVGFNDSVKVIENIFKDQGPFDGILGFSQGASFVSILCSMQQKKLADPLIKFNFAIMISGFKSLCEPHAVFYDENFNLPTLHICGETDRIIPTEMAKSLSDLFTNKKVVIHKGGHFVAGKKYIYNDFFDEMYATKNNSKV from the exons atggttgagcaaaataataaattacgg aTTTTAGCAATTCATGGCTATCGACAATCGggcgttatttttaaaagcaaaTTAGGGTCACTTAAACAAagctttaaacaaaaaatagattttgtaTTTGCTGAAGCGCCACACCAAGTTCCACCACTCTCAACTGATAGTAATGAAGAAGAGACCACCAGAgata CAAGAGGTTGGTGGTTTAATACAGCAGATCATACATTTATAGCAACTGAACCAAGTAATTTGTCTGTTGGTTTTAACGATAGTGTTAAAGTTATTGAGAATATATTCAAAGATCAAGGTCCATTTGATGGAATACTTGGATTTTCACAGGGCGCATCATTTGTATCTATTTTGTGTTccatgcaacaaaaaaaac tTGCGGatccattaataaaatttaattttgcaaTTATGATATCAGGATTTAAGTCTTTGTGCGAACCACATGCTGTGTTTTATGAtgaaaactttaatttgcCAACGTTACATATTTGTGGTGAAACAGATAGAATCATACCTACAG AAATGGCTAAATCTTTATCAGATTTattcacaaataaaaaagttgtcaTCCATAAAGGAGGTCATTTTGTagcaggaaaaaaatatatatataatgattttttcgaTGAAATGtatgcaacaaaaaataattccaaagtataa
- the LOC103574441 gene encoding elongin-B yields the protein MDVFLMIRRKKTTIFTDAKDNTTVLELKKMIEGILKIPPLHQQLFNKENIEMVDGKSLSDYGLTSATAKAQCPALVGLALLQENGTFEKLEITPYSQPPDLPDVMKSQEANGQEQAS from the exons atg gatGTTTTTTTGATGatcagaagaaaaaaaacaactatttTTACTGATGCCAAGGATAATACAACGGTATtggaacttaaaaaaatgattgaag GAATATTGAAAATACCTCCTTTACATCAAcaactttttaataaagaaaatattgaaatggTTGATGGAAAATCACTTTCTGATTATGGATTAACATCAGCAACAGCTAAAGCACAATGTCCAGCATTAGTTGGATTAGCATTACTTCAAGAAAATGGTACattcgaaaaattagaaataactCCATACTCTCAACCACCTGATCTTCCTGATGTTATGAAATCACAAGAAGCAAATGGACAAGAGCAAGcatcttga
- the LOC103574440 gene encoding transmembrane GTPase Marf, whose product MAAYINRTVSMIGGDSQLRTNDIRIDNSPLQIFVKAKKKINDIFGEIEVYVKETVDFMQTLQNDRNVISTEEVGNIKSYINRVHGIRDVLKRDHMKVAFFGRTSNGKSTVINAMLRDKILPSGIGHTTNCFLQVEGSENGESYLMTDGSNEKQSVQSVGQLGHALCKEKLCQSNLVRIFWPKEKCFLLRDDVVFVDSPGVDVTGELDGWIDKHCLDADVFVLVANAESTLMVTEKNFFHKVSTRLSKPNIFILNNRWDASVSEPEFLDAVRAQHQNIAVDFLARELKVYSPKDAEDRIFFISAKETLQARLQEQRGQPAHNGALADGFQNRYFEFQDFERKFEECISKSAVKTKFEQHSQRGKHIATEIRQTLDEVLNRAQKMRIEQLAIQKEVNDKLNYTEDQLGLVTKEMKDKIHRVVEDVEQRVSKALNAEIRRLSSLVNDFNVRFHAEPLVLNVYKRELHSYVESGLGSNLRAQLSSVLASNMDSSQREMTNRMSSLLPDSKRQLCLNILPRREPFEILYRLNCENLCADFHEDLEFRFSWGITALINRFSGKQGNRLAIANYPQEIPPSITSPTDSIDSIKYVTNPINLSPRNDDWSLASRIAFASITSQGTMGGLIIAGFMLKTVGWRLIAVTGAIYGSLYLYERLTWTNKAKEREFKRQYVAHATKKLRLIVDLTSANCSHQVQQELSSTFARLCHLVDESNTEMNSELQKITETLRSLETAVTSAKVLRNKANYLANELELFDAAYIKSLN is encoded by the exons ATGGCTGCCTACATCAATCGAACGGTATCGATGATTGGAGGAGACAGCCAACTTCGTACTAATGATATCAGAATTGATAATTCTCCTCTTCAGATTTTTGTGaaagctaagaaaaaaataaatgatatatttggTGAAATAGAAGTTTATGTTAAGGAAACAGTTGACTTTATGCAaa caCTTCAAAATGATCGTAATGTCATTAGTACAGAAGAAGttggaaatattaaaagttatattaACAGAGTACATGGAATACGTGATGTTCTTAAGCGAGATCACATGAAAGTAGCATTTTTTGGAAg aacaAGTAATGGAAAAAGTACTGTGATCAATGCCATGTTACGTGACAAAATTCTACCAAGTGGTATTGGACACACgacaaattgttttttacaaGTTGAGGGTTCTGAAAATGGTGAATCATATTTAATGACTGATGGTTCTAACGAAAAACAATCAGTTCAGTCAGTTGGTCAACTTGGTCATGCATTgtgtaaagaaaaattgtGTCAAAGCAATTTAGTACGAATATTTTGGCCAAAAGAAAAATGCTTTCTTTTACGAGATGACGTTGTTTTTGTTGATAGCCCTGGAGTTGATGTAACAGGTGAACTTGATGGATGGATCGACAAACATTGTTTAGATGCTGACGTTTTTGTTTTAGTTGCTAATGCCGAGTCGACATTAATGGTTACT gaaaaaaattttttccataaagTATCAACGAGATTATCAAAAccgaatatatttatattaaataatcgtTGGGATGCATCTGTATCTGAGCCAGAATTTTTGGATGCA gtAAGAGCGCAACATCAAAATATAGCTGTTGACTTTCTGGCACGTGAATTGAAAGTTTATTCACCAAAAGATGCTGAGGatcgtatttttttcatttctgcTAAAGAAACTCTTCAAGCGCGTTTACAAGAACAACGCGGACAACCTGCTCACA acGGTGCTTTAGCGGATGGTTTCCAAAATCGTTACTTTGAGTTTCAagattttgaaagaaaatttgaagagTGTATATCTAAATCTGCTGTAAAAACTAAATTCGAACAACATTCACAAAGAGGCAAACATATTGCTAc agaAATCCGCCAAACATTAGATGAAGTATTGAATCGTGCTCAAAAGATGCGTATTGAACAATTAGCAATTCAAAAAGAAGTTAACGATAAACTTAATTATACTGAAGACCAATTGGGATTAGTTACTAAAGAAATGAAAGATAAAATTCATCGAGTAGTTGAAGATGTTGAGCAACGTGTGTCAAAAGCTTTAAATGCTGAAATACGGCGGCTTTCATCTCTTgttaatgattttaatgtaCGTTTTCATGCAGAACCACtagttttaaatgtttataaacGTGAATTACATTCATATGTTGAAAGTGGATTAG GCTCTAATTTAAGGGCACAATTGAGCTCGGTATTAGCATCAAATATGGATTCATCACAGCGAGAAATGACCAATCGAATGTCCAGTTTATTACCTGATAGTAAACGACAACTATGCTTAAATATTTTGCCTAGAAGAGAaccttttgaaatattatatcGTCTTAATTGCGAAAATCTTTGTGCTGACTTTCATGAAGATTTAGAGTTCAGATTTTCATGGGGTATTACGGCATTGATTAATAGATTTTCTGGAAAACAAGGAAATAGATTAGCGATCGCAAATTATCCTCAAGAA aTTCCACCATCAATAACATCACCAACTGATAGTATagattcaataaaatatgtaacaaatccaataaatttatcgccACGTAACGACGATTGGTCATTAGCATCACGAATTGCATTCGCTTCTATTACATCACAAGGAACCATGGGTGGATTGATAATTGCTGGATTT atgtTAAAAACTGTCGGCTGGAGATTAATTGCTGTAACTGGAGCTATTTACGGATCTTTATACCTTTACGAACGACTTACATGGACGAACAAAGCTAAGGAACGTGAATTTAAACGTCAATATGTTGCTCATGCTACCAAAAAATTACGATTAATAGTCGACCTTACATCTGCTAATTGTAGTCATCAAGTTCAGca AGAATTATCGAGTACTTTTGCTCGTTTATGTCACTTGGTGGATGAATCAAACACAGAAATGAATtctgaattacaaaaaataactgaaactTTGAGGTCACTTGAAACAGCAGTCACTAGTGCTAAAGTTTTACGAAATAAAGCGAATTATCTCGCGAACGAACTAGAATTATTCGACGCAGCTTATATTaaatcgttaaattaa